In Streptomyces nodosus, one DNA window encodes the following:
- a CDS encoding DUF3099 domain-containing protein, protein MYARRRHLYFAMMGTCIGLFVLAWGVVRLWSVPAAVGMCLVAMVIPPLAAMVANRRGPEDRWWDDPSGDPKSDDWWDELDGKKRR, encoded by the coding sequence ATGTACGCACGGCGGCGTCACCTCTACTTCGCCATGATGGGTACCTGCATCGGGCTGTTCGTCCTGGCCTGGGGAGTCGTGCGGTTGTGGTCGGTTCCCGCGGCCGTGGGGATGTGCCTGGTCGCGATGGTCATCCCGCCGCTGGCCGCGATGGTGGCCAATCGCCGCGGCCCCGAGGACCGCTGGTGGGACGACCCGTCCGGCGATCCGAAGTCGGACGACTGGTGGGACGAGCTGGACGGCAAGAAACGGCGCTGA
- a CDS encoding DsrE family protein yields MAKKLVIKVTAGADAPERCSQAFTVAAVAVASGVDVSLWLTGESSWFALPGRAAEFELPHAAPLPDLIESVLAAGRLTLCTQCAARREITEQDVIEGVRIAGAQVFVQEALADDTQALVY; encoded by the coding sequence ATGGCGAAGAAGCTCGTGATCAAGGTGACGGCCGGGGCGGACGCCCCCGAGCGCTGCTCCCAGGCGTTCACCGTGGCGGCCGTGGCCGTGGCCAGCGGAGTCGATGTCTCGCTCTGGCTGACCGGGGAGTCCTCGTGGTTCGCGCTGCCGGGCCGTGCCGCCGAGTTCGAACTGCCGCACGCGGCACCGCTGCCCGACCTGATCGAGTCGGTGCTGGCGGCCGGGCGCCTCACCCTGTGCACCCAGTGCGCGGCGCGGCGCGAGATCACCGAGCAGGACGTCATCGAGGGTGTGCGGATCGCGGGCGCACAGGTGTTCGTCCAGGAGGCGCTGGCGGACGACACCCAGGCCCTCGTCTACTGA
- a CDS encoding FABP family protein — MIEIPSDLHKDLVPLAFLLGNWAGAGVHDFPGSEKCNFGQEVSFTHDGRDFLEYHSHTWVLDNDGNKVRPLESEAGFWRIDADRKVEVTMVRDDGVVEVWYGEMAQKKPQIDLVTDAVARTAASGPYTGGKRLYGYVKSDLMWVGEKQTPEVPLRPYMSAHLKKVVTPEDVERWAKALPDDMPDDGIAFFK, encoded by the coding sequence ATGATCGAGATCCCGTCCGACCTCCACAAGGACCTCGTCCCGCTCGCCTTCCTGCTCGGCAACTGGGCCGGTGCCGGCGTGCACGACTTCCCCGGCTCCGAGAAGTGCAACTTCGGGCAGGAGGTCTCCTTCACCCACGACGGGCGTGACTTCCTGGAGTACCACTCCCACACCTGGGTGCTGGACAACGACGGGAACAAGGTCAGGCCGCTGGAGTCCGAGGCGGGCTTCTGGCGGATCGACGCGGACCGCAAGGTCGAGGTCACCATGGTCCGCGACGACGGGGTCGTCGAGGTCTGGTACGGCGAGATGGCGCAGAAGAAGCCGCAGATCGACCTCGTCACGGACGCCGTCGCCCGGACGGCGGCCTCGGGCCCCTACACCGGCGGCAAGCGGTTGTACGGGTATGTCAAGAGCGACCTCATGTGGGTCGGCGAGAAGCAGACCCCCGAGGTCCCGCTGCGCCCCTATATGTCGGCCCATCTGAAGAAGGTCGTCACCCCGGAGGACGTCGAGCGCTGGGCGAAGGCCCTCCCCGACGACATGCCCGACGACGGCATCGCCTTCTTCAAGTAG